A DNA window from Oncorhynchus tshawytscha isolate Ot180627B linkage group LG13, Otsh_v2.0, whole genome shotgun sequence contains the following coding sequences:
- the LOC112264437 gene encoding LOW QUALITY PROTEIN: hairy/enhancer-of-split related with YRPW motif protein 1-like (The sequence of the model RefSeq protein was modified relative to this genomic sequence to represent the inferred CDS: deleted 2 bases in 1 codon), with protein sequence MKRNHDFSSSDSELDENIEVEKESADENGNMSSPLGPMSPATKTQVNARKRRRGIIEKRRRDRINNSLTELRRLVPSAFEKQGSAKLEKAEILQMTVDHLKMLHAAGGKGYFDAHALASDYRGLGFRECLAETARYLSIMEGLDSTDPLRIRLVSHLNSYASQREAHSVSVSGLGHLAWGSAFGSPPSAHLAHHLLLQQQHHQHQQGATLPLPRSASNSSPSSSSSTSSSSSSSSSSPIEREPRSSPHGHAPSRLSGATPLSEHSHAQGGPLRVPPSAAPSPRAEPPAASKLSPPLSLSSLSTLSAFPFPFSAFPLLSPSTLSPPSTPSSQASLGKQPYRPWGMEIGAF encoded by the exons ATGAAAAGGAATCACGATTTTAGCTCCTCGGACAGCGAGCTGGACGAGAACATTGAGGTTGAGAAGGAGAGTGCCGATGAAAATGG GAACATGAGTTCTCCCCTTGGGCCGATGTCTCCAGCAACAAAAACTCAAGTGAATGCGAGGAAGCGCCGTCGAGGA ATCATTGAAAAACGTCGCCGTGACAGAATCAACAACAGCCTCACCGAGCTGCGCAGACTGGTCCCTAGCGCGTTCGAGAAGCAG GGTTCAGCTAAACTGGAGAAAGCAGAGATTCTGCAGATGACGGTGGATCATCTGAAGATGCTTCATGCTGCTGGAGGAAAAG gTTACTTTGATGCCCATGCCCTGGCCTCGGACTACCGGGGTCTGGGCTTCAGGGAATGTCTGGCTGAGACGGCCCGCTACCTGAGCATTATGGAAGGCCTGGACAGCACTGACCCCCTGCGGATCCGCCTGGTCTCCCACCTGAACAGCTACGCCTCTCAGAGAGAGGCCCACTCCGTCTCTGTGTCTGGACTGGGCCACCTGGCATGGGGCTCGGCCTTTGGGTCTCCCCCCTCCGCCCACCTggcccaccacctcctcctccagcaGCAGCACCATCAACACCAGCAGGGGGCGACATTACCGTTACCACGCAGCGCCTCCAACAGCTCtccatcatcctcctcttctacttcttcttcatcctcttcttcctcctcctcgccGATAGAGAGAGAGCCTCGCTCCTCGCCCCATGGCCATGCTCCCAGCAGGCTTAGCGGTGCCACCCCCCTCTCTGAGCACAGTCACGCCCAGGGGGGTCCTCTCCGTGTCCCCCCCAGTGCTGCCCCCTCCCCCAGGGCTGAACCTC CTGCAGCCTCCaagctctcccctcccctctccctgtcctccctctccaccctatCGGCGTTCCCCTTCCCCTTCAGTGCCTTTCCCCTGCTGTCCCCCAGCACCCTCAGCCCCCCGTCC ACCCCCTCCAGCCAAGCCAGCCTGGGGAAGCAGCCTTACCGGCCCTGGGGCATGGAGATAGGGGCTTTCTGA